tattctttttatcgTGAAACTTtcatgtttaaaaaaaaaaagaaatatataatcaaataaaattactttttattattactttttttttccatcatCTTCAGCATATGTATTTTTGCTGTAGGTTGTTTCTTTATTGATGTTTGCTAGAGCGAGATTTGCTGTAAAAGTTTTACggtatgtttttataataaaaatatttatttcaatatttttgtttttatcaataaatataattaaaattagacacattatatatattagtaggcttgaatttttaaattaaagtaaGAAACACTTTATCTCTATTACATAAATTATGTATTCATTTttcctttaaaaaaaatatcattttgtaTCAATTAGAAACAATTGAAGATTTAATTTGcggaaaaaattatatagttttttatataacaatcGTTTTACCGTAAAATTTTTTCCCTacttttacatttaataataatatatatatatatgtataatctATAATtcacttttttaataaataacatttttttcaatagtataaattctttaaaaaaaaaaaaaaaaactgttaTCACTAAAGcatctattaattttttttttctaaatttctAAAACAATCTCTAAAAactctttttcttttttttattatctttatttttcttttcctATTAATCTTCAATGTTTATAAATCTAAttttagattattttttaggAGTACATTCTAATGAGTTGTCCACTATaaaatggtaaaaataatttttttttatcgttttcttttttctttatattaatatcttcgtctaatacttttatatattatcacCATACATGAAAGtgatttattatattctatgatttatttaactttttaaaatttatttttttttctatctatctatctatatatatatattcatatgtatatatgtaaaccaattattattataaaaaaaaatagtaaattataattttatgaattatttttaacaaataaatgattgttatataattttatgaatgaataaaattaggtaactattattttaaaatttaaataaaaagaccAATTGAAACTAGTTAaataaattcaaatttttttttaattataatatataaaaaattattctaaagttttttattatattaaatgatataaaaaaaagataagttcctttttttttaaaactaaatatataagagaaataatgaaataaaaaagaagttCTTATCACAAAACTTTCACTCTTATTGCatcattcatttttttaactcCGTTATCTCATCTTTAAAATGCCCATTTAAacaaactttaaaatattctgtTCTACCAACAACTTTTTGTAATCTACAATCTTCTAGCAATGTCAGTAGTCAGCACTTATCCATTAATTCCCCTGAGATCTTCATCAGGGCTTTGTTGAGTGTGGTAGTTGAAAAGTGGTGGATCAAATCAAAGatatacttaaaaaagataacCACGCCTGTTATgctttttacatttttatccATAACCACCtcctaaaaatatatctacatatgtttttctatatatatacataaaactagctatatatttttaaatttatacatagataaattttacaaagttgcataagtttaaaaaatttatctttctATTAACAACTTTATAATCtatctttaataatattttaaaaaagatatataatttttattttaaatattgatatttagttagatcatattttttatacaaataaaaaaaaaaagttggaaaaaaaaactttattgttatttcttctaaaattataatatataatattttcatactATAAGACATCaggtattttattaaaaaaaaaaactatattttttaataggaaagtttgtttttttttaacatatactTGTAGTGGTCTTTCATAAAATGAACTTCAATGGGatctttttttgatatagtagtatatttattgttattgaatcatttatctatattaaatattaaagaagaTAACAGGAGGAACAGAATTTTTGTACATAATTATAACAAGAAATTTATACCTCATTCATTGGTGAGGGTAGCTTTTTAAGCTACCAAAAGACaccaaatattaaatttttttttcatttatatttaactatatttctatatattatcattataataaccttatatcaaaattttaatgaataagGTTTATCTATTTAATCATGCAATCTACATACTTAATGTTCAAAAGACCTTCTACTACAGCAAGTAGAGAGTTGGCtgttgaaaatatttcaagaaGATCATCCGTTGCTAGAAGAGAAAGTGATCGATCTGGAAGAAAAAGTGTTGAAGAATTAAGGTGCCttctatttattaattacagttataattttttcttatcaatataaaatatatttgtttattataattattttaactaatacagatgtatttttgataattaaaatatatagtgagctaaacataatttattttgataacatcaaatatcatttattcttgatatttatatatgtttattatttattagtaaaaaaaaaaccttattacaaattaagataaaaaaaaaaatttttaaacatatgtCAAACAAATGTCtaataagatattttttagtGCTGATCGATTAAACCAATACCTAGATGGAGGAAAAGGAACAAATGAAAGTCATGGAATCTTTGAACAAATAGTTGATGgtgttaatgaaaaaaatagacCACCAACAACATTTCCTAAAATTCCAGAACCAACAACAAAAGAAAGGTGGAAAAAGGtaagttataataatttaaaaaaatatattaaatatagtaaaattttatactattttaaatgataattataatgttataagaaaaaaaggaaaaaaaataatcttatttacactctttaactttttttttttttaaaacatttcttCATTTTACCATTAAAAACTTAAAAGTAGATGACAAAAATCTCTCTAGAGAGAGTACCAAATTTTGACAGAAGAAGTCATCACTGGAACACCCGATCATTACTCATACTATGCCAGCACTTCTTACTTCTTACAAAGATTTGTAACTAAGAAAAGAggttacaaaatatatatttactcTTTTTacattgtaaaaatttttgtgttggtaaaatgaaataaactTAAGATTAGAAAAGAAGAAACTTTTTATTCCTTGTTTTGTTTATTCACTAATGATAagaagaaagaaaaatttttaagatttataaaaatataacttttgaaaaaaaaaaaataatatatagtaaaaGTATTCTCTCCCAATAgagatattatatttttcaataaagatataacatttattaaaattaaacaattatttaagtaaaaaaaaaagtacatatataattattttacaatatattttttttttatttattatagcGTCTTAGAATAATTTTTCCTCATGTTGGTTTAGTTTTTTTATCATGTGCTTATACTTTAATAGGAGCTTcaatatttcattattatgaGATGCCATATGAAATACGAATAAGAAATGAAACATCTCAACGtataaatacattaaaaatgaatattattaatgaattatGGAGTATGGTACAGGAAcaagaaaatattactttacGTAATTTTGATAGTTTTTCATCATACGCTCATCAAGGGTAATTTGAtacttaattattttatatttatttatttattttttttattttctaaaattttctaataattttaggatgaataatgtaataaaagatgtatttgttgattatacaaaaaattacatGACACCGGACGATATTATCAATGGTACGGGTCCCATAAAATGGACGTTCGGTTCCAGTATCTTTTTCTCATGGACAGCTATAACAACTATTggtaagtttaaaaattttttaaatttattttacataaatttaatgtatttatatatataaaaagatatcattttatagataaatatatatgattataaattaaatatatatatatatctatattttttgacATTTAATGACAATATTAGATGAAACATTTGataaattgatatttatcattgataatataaataaagttttaatataatcttcttttttttataaaaaaaaatatatataacattataatttatttttttttttttaggttaTGGACATATAGTACCAAGAACGAATCAAGGACGTATTGCGTGCCTTTTATATGCTTTAATAGGAATTCCACTTATTCTTGTAACAATTGCAGATATGGGTCGTTTTTTAAGTGGTggtataatatttctttacaACTTTCTtcgtaaattattttatagaacaattagaaaaatttacaaatgttttcgtttaatattttgttgtaaAAGTTGTCgttatatatgtaaaagaACAAGATCAAAAAATACCGATGTGCCTAAAAGTTTAGAAGATGATAGTAATAATAGAGATAATCATAACAATAATCGTAGGCAATCAGGTAtcacaaatttaaaaaaaaaacctaaTGGTGGAATACTTGCTAATACAAATCGTATACCTACTATTATAGAAGATGATGCAATATCAGAATCTGGAACTTTAGGAGGTTAGTTtgactataaaaatataaaatataatctcttgagtaatattttgattttaatttcaatGAATATAcgacatttttatataacatatcAAAAGATATCATATTAGACAATTAAagtaaatttcttttttatcttttaagtTGTTATTATTGACAAGTAAatgtcaaaatttttataattttaatatttatttttatttgattttttatttttatatctaatgTAATGTtatgtatttattaaatatctcTCAATGGAATATTTAATCCTTGatacatattaaaatatttttttttatttagatgTATCTGAAATACAAACAGTTGATGATTCAGATGCTTCTATAGATCAGGAAggtaaaggaaaaaaaagtacCAGTTTTGAGGATGACCCTAGTTCAAATGAAgaagattataaaatttctgaTCATGAAAGAAGAGTATCTGTactttttatcttaataataatgctatgtaaattaataattatattattaaaataataagaaaaaaaatttaatttttttaggttATACTGCTGGTGGAGCATGTTTAATTCAATGTTGGGAAGATTGGGATTTTATGGAAGCATTTTACTTTTGTTTTGTGACTGTCACAACAATTGGTTTTGGAGATATTGTGCCTCATAATGCAGATTTTTTACCATTAACTTTagcatatataatatttggcCTTATTATTACAACAATGTGTATTGATTTAGTAGGAAGtgaatatattaaagatattcatttttatggTAGATCAATAGGACGttcttttttaacaattggTGGAAAAGTAGTACATTTATCAGAAGTCTTTTCATATGTAgcatttttacaaaaaaattttggtcTTACACCAGAACAATTAGATAGATTAGCACAATTACCAgaagaatatttattagatTGTCTAGTTAATGGTAAACAACCTGATGTTAAATGGATTGGTGGTAGACCATTTATACCAcaagatatttattattttaaatggaTTGAACAACCAAGAACATTATCATTTGTCTCAGAAAGAGTTTTAGCTTCAATGGAAAGTCTTGATCTTAATACATCTAGATGTAGTACAGCACGAACATTAACACCAAAagaatattatcaaaaaattttagttcaTTATTGTAGGCAAATGCAACCTCCTGATACTGGAAATGATATTCCTAATATAGATGCTAAAAAAGGcctttaattattttttttttaaattttaaataaaaatttttatttattttattgaaatagtataatttttgttatcacatagtaaaatatttttttttttataaaaatataatctaaaaaaaattttaattatcttataaaactataaaaaataaaaaaaataaaagagttatttaaatatctattaaaagttataaagaaaaaaaatgaaattattgaaaataaaaaaatattttaaattataaacttttatactaaatttttttttatttttaacaaattttaatattattatttaaaaaataaattaaattgatGGTATTTTAAATCCAAATTCTTCAAAATCagaataatatatttcaattaatttttctataatttttttttgtttataaaatctttcaataaattctattgttttttcttttccaGTTGTGGAATGATTTATTCGACGACTCCTAATTTCTTTATCTATATATTCAACTTTTGCACGTGGTACATTTTgttcaataaatatattttttaatgatttataaaaagcatctaaattttttggatcatattttaatatagtaaatttatttttatttatacgaTAATTACATTgcctaaaatttttttttaatttttaattttttaattttaaaattaatattacttaCATTGTTTGGGGAAAAAAATGTGTTCTCATTGGGCGATAAGATGTAATCATTGAATTGTAACcagatttaataatattatacattttatttacaaaacatttaaaattagaataGCATCCTAAACAAAATTCTTTTGTATGTCCTATTCCTCTTCTTTCACGTTTATAACAAATATGAACAAAACCGCTTATAAATCTTTCAATAGGATTTCTAACAATCATAAGAACTTtccaattatttaaaaatttacgtTTATTTCCATTACCATGTTTTCTTATTAACTGATCAAATGAAGttatagaattattttttttatgtacacaagatttaaatttaaaagtaaaatccgccaaatgattatattttctaaaaaattctttttcatcATCTAAATAACATAATATACTAGTAATCATAGCACTGAAACTTTTATGAACACTACACGTCGCTAATTTATAATTAGGAgcaacaaaatatttttctggaataactttttttttgtaaataaattttttattattattagttgAATTAAGATTACTTCTAATGTATGCTTCAGTAAACAATATACAAATAgaaattaagaaaataaagaCAAAGTATcgcatttttattataaaagtataataaataacatttatatatatatttatatataaatttttacaatttataaaaaaaaaattgaatttatGTGATGTAGTacttttagaaataaaaagatttctAACCAATTAACTTTTTTCCATATGAAGTAACTAGAAATCAAGTGTAacttttgtttaaaatttataataggATGTATATGTAaagtaacattttttttatagaaaagaTAGTTACAAAGTGTAATTTACTcgatattattaataaatttgacctatttttttagaaaacaaatacatttttaaaattttttaatagcagaaaaagatgtttttttatgaataattttattataattacacttttaataattaacaattgtttttactgataaaatgataaaaaaaattttctaatttataaatttacttttttaaatatactttttatatcaagaaaatttatcaatttgtgctttttttattattttttaaaaaattaccacttttttaatattaaataaaacataaaatgCTGTtgtatattatcaaaaaaagtcaatttttctattaaaaataatatatatttaattattaataaaaaaaaaacatattttttttgtatttagtaatcaattaattttaggCAAACTAAATCCAAATTCAATAAAGTCATCATAATAAATCTTtaccaatttttttaaaatatttttattattgtaaattttttgtttaaattcttttgttCTTCTTCTTCCAATTGTAAAATGAGGTATTAAGTAACTTCTAATTTCTTTGTCTATAAAATCAACCTTTTCTTGTGAAACATTTTGatcaagaaatattttttctaattgtttataaaaagtatctAAATCTTTTTGATCATATCGCAGTATTGTAAACTTTTGTTTGTTTTTACGATAATTACATTGCCtaaacataaatttattaaaaatattaatcctTACATTGTTTGAggaaaaaaatgtaattttactGGTTGAGGTGTTTTTACTATTTTCGTATAATTagaatttaatatattagttaatttatttacataacaaatataattattaccACAATTCATGCACATTTTTCCGGTAGATGAATAATGTCGATAGTAACAAAAATGAACAAAACCACTTATAAATCTTTCTATTGGATTTCTAATAATCATAATAACTTtccaattatttaaaaaattatctttatcattttttccatgaattttaactaattcattaaaagatcctaaattgttattttttttatctacacatcttttaaatttaaaagtaaaatctgccaaatgattatattttttaaaaaattctttttcatcATCTAAATAACATAATATACTAGTAATCATAGCACTGAAACTTTTATGAACAGCACATGTTGctaatttatatttaggAGCAACAAAATACTTTTCTGGAATAACTTTTCTATTATAAAGTtgattttgatttatttctgttgaattaataatatcaatacTTTGTAAAGTTTCAATTACCATTAAAATAGtacaagtaaaaaaaaacaatataataaaatgcaTGTGGTAATTAAaagatgttaaaaatattttatttaccatgatttattcatttttataattgtatttttatataaaaaatgacatTATTTACAgtttttaagaataaaatcTTAGAaaccttaaaaaaaattttttttgttttaaattgtaacactaatctaattaaaaatatataaattatcaatggtaatattttattaatttataccatatattaaacttatttatttagaacttcttaaattttattagtaaaattataaataaatagtaattttataaaatattgattaaattatcaaaagtaATCATGATTTTGTTTactcaaataatatttttatcatttttaaaataaaactaatattatattttttaaaagtttctttgttaatctaaaaataatttttataaataatgaaaaatgtagtcatttgttttattattttttttataaataaaatatttctgatGCTGGATTCTTGTAGTATGAGGTCATTCTTAATCTACTAAGAACTACTACAACAAATATAATCCtagaaagaaaatttattgacacttttaaaaaatgttttttttgtttttaatatatatattaaattaaattaaattatattttttacaaaatcaTATTTTAGGATGTCACTTAATGAGACAATTGTCATTGATAGTAGTGATAATGAATACTATgttgataaaatttcaaGTCGGCAAACAGTGATGGAACAATGggtaaaacaaatataaaaaatgattaatattttttagaataattatatggatgaaaaaatagaaaaattaaataaacaaaatcaaatattaaaatatggaAAAACAGTGGAATCAGATTTATTTAAAGGATTAGCAATTAGTATTAATGGAAGAACTATACCATCATTTAttgaattaaaagaaatgtttATTAGAAATGGTGGTGAAtttcataattattatcttAATGGTAAGACAACTTGTATTGTTGCAACAAGTATAACagcaaataaattaaaaaatttaagtgGTGAAGAGTATTATGTTCATCCTAATTGGGTTGTAGATtcaataaatcaaaaaaaacttaaagattttaaagaatatttaataataaaaaatcaaagaAGTAATTTTCATGATGCTAGAAATccaaattttattgaaaattattatggTAAAAGTAGATTACATTTAATTAGTACAATTTCACAGGAAGCTATTCAATGGGTAAAAATGCAACAAACTAATGAATATAAACATACTTTTTGCCATCGCCACTTActagaaaaaatttcaaatgaTGATATTTATGTTAAGGGAAGAAAAGTTATTTGTCATATTGATATGGATTGTTTTTTTGTATCAGTTGGTCTTATAAATCGTCCTGAACTTATAGGTAAACCAGTTGTTGTTACTCATAGTAGATCagataatagtaaaaattctGGATTTGCTGAAATTGCTTCATGTTCTTATGAAGCAAGAAAATATGGTTTGTCTAATGGtatgatattaaaagatGCTATTAAAGTATGCTCAAATTTGGTAAAAATACCATATGAATTTAAGGAATATAGAAAAGTTTcaagaatattttatgaaactATTGCAGGATTTACTTTAAACATAAAATCAATAAGTTGTGATGAAATGTATGTAGATTTTAGTGATTTATgtgaaacattaaaaattcttgATATTGATGAATTGATAAGAATTGTAAGAAATACTGTTTATGAACAGACAAAAGTTAGATGTTCTATTGGTTGTGGAGGAAATATGCTTTTAGCTAGATTAGCTACCAAACGTGCTAAACCAAATAATCAATTTGTTGTTGAAAATGTTAAAGAATTTATGTCACAAATAAAGGTTATTGATTTACCTGGAGTTGGAATAAAAGTTGCACAACGTCTTACTAAATCACTGGGACAAATTACTACATGTGgatcattattaaaagaaaaaaaagattctaTTATTAAAGCTATTGGTAAGGCAAATggagaaaaattatataatcatGTTCGAGGTATTGATGATAGAAATGTACTTGATATATCTGAACGAAAAAGTGTTTCATGTGATATAAATTATGGTATTCGTTTTACAACAAGAGATGacgttaatattttttttaaacaactTGCAAatgaattagaaaaaaaattattattaataaataaaagtagtaaacatattacattaaaattaatgattcGTGATGCTAGTGCTCCTATAGAACCATCAAAATATTTAGGACATGGTTTATGTAATACTATTTCAAAAAGTACCTTTTCCAGTCAACCAATTATGACATCTAATgctatttttgataatttgattaaatgttataattgTATAGAACCTATTATCAAAGATATTAGAGGAATTGGTGCtcatttatcaaatttatcagaaaatgataatattattaaccattcaattaaaaacttttttcctTCAACAATTACAAAAagtaattcaaaaaatagtaataattataaaaaattagtagAAGAAATAATTCTAGAtgattcaaatattttattagatgATTTTGATTCTGAAATTTCAGATTTTACAGATGAAGATGTTGAAGAACTAGAAAAACCTTTGCCTccaatgttattaaaaaaatatgaagaatatatttttggttgtaattttattaatagttCAGTTACtataaatcataaaaaa
This Strongyloides ratti genome assembly S_ratti_ED321, chromosome : 2 DNA region includes the following protein-coding sequences:
- a CDS encoding Sulfotransferase family and P-loop containing nucleoside triphosphate hydrolase domain-containing protein — its product is MVIETLQSIDIINSTEINQNQLYNRKVIPEKYFVAPKYKLATCAVHKSFSAMITSILCYLDDEKEFFKKYNHLADFTFKFKRCVDKKNNNLGSFNELVKIHGKNDKDNFLNNWKVIMIIRNPIERFISGFVHFCYYRHYSSTGKMCMNCGNNYICYVNKLTNILNSNYTKIVKTPQPVKLHFFPQTM
- a CDS encoding Sulfotransferase family-containing protein, which translates into the protein MRYFVFIFLISICILFTEAYIRSNLNSTNNNKKFIYKKKVIPEKYFVAPNYKLATCSVHKSFSAMITSILCYLDDEKEFFRKYNHLADFTFKFKSCVHKKNNSITSFDQLIRKHGNGNKRKFLNNWKVLMIVRNPIERFISGFVHICYKRERRGIGHTKEFCLGCYSNFKCFVNKMYNIIKSGYNSMITSYRPMRTHFFPQTMQCNYRINKNKFTILKYDPKNLDAFYKSLKNIFIEQNVPRAKVEYIDKEIRSRRINHSTTGKEKTIEFIERFYKQKKIIEKLIEIYYSDFEEFGFKIPSI
- a CDS encoding Potassium channel subfamily K member 18, whose product is MQSTYLMFKRPSTTASRELAVENISRRSSVARRESDRSGRKSVEELSADRLNQYLDGGKGTNESHGIFEQIVDGVNEKNRPPTTFPKIPEPTTKERWKKRLRIIFPHVGLVFLSCAYTLIGASIFHYYEMPYEIRIRNETSQRINTLKMNIINELWSMVQEQENITLRNFDSFSSYAHQGMNNVIKDVFVDYTKNYMTPDDIINGTGPIKWTFGSSIFFSWTAITTIGYGHIVPRTNQGRIACLLYALIGIPLILVTIADMGRFLSGGIIFLYNFLRKLFYRTIRKIYKCFRLIFCCKSCRYICKRTRSKNTDVPKSLEDDSNNRDNHNNNRRQSGITNLKKKPNGGILANTNRIPTIIEDDAISESGTLGDVSEIQTVDDSDASIDQEGKGKKSTSFEDDPSSNEEDYKISDHERRVSVLFILIIMLCYTAGGACLIQCWEDWDFMEAFYFCFVTVTTIGFGDIVPHNADFLPLTLAYIIFGLIITTMCIDLVGSEYIKDIHFYGRSIGRSFLTIGGKVVHLSEVFSYVAFLQKNFGLTPEQLDRLAQLPEEYLLDCLVNGKQPDVKWIGGRPFIPQDIYYFKWIEQPRTLSFVSERVLASMESLDLNTSRCSTARTLTPKEYYQKILVHYCRQMQPPDTGNDIPNIDAKKGL
- a CDS encoding DNA repair protein REV1; amino-acid sequence: MSLNETIVIDSSDNEYYVDKISSRQTVMEQWNNYMDEKIEKLNKQNQILKYGKTVESDLFKGLAISINGRTIPSFIELKEMFIRNGGEFHNYYLNGKTTCIVATSITANKLKNLSGEEYYVHPNWVVDSINQKKLKDFKEYLIIKNQRSNFHDARNPNFIENYYGKSRLHLISTISQEAIQWVKMQQTNEYKHTFCHRHLLEKISNDDIYVKGRKVICHIDMDCFFVSVGLINRPELIGKPVVVTHSRSDNSKNSGFAEIASCSYEARKYGLSNGMILKDAIKVCSNLVKIPYEFKEYRKVSRIFYETIAGFTLNIKSISCDEMYVDFSDLCETLKILDIDELIRIVRNTVYEQTKVRCSIGCGGNMLLARLATKRAKPNNQFVVENVKEFMSQIKVIDLPGVGIKVAQRLTKSLGQITTCGSLLKEKKDSIIKAIGKANGEKLYNHVRGIDDRNVLDISERKSVSCDINYGIRFTTRDDVNIFFKQLANELEKKLLLINKSSKHITLKLMIRDASAPIEPSKYLGHGLCNTISKSTFSSQPIMTSNAIFDNLIKCYNCIEPIIKDIRGIGAHLSNLSENDNIINHSIKNFFPSTITKSNSKNSNNYKKLVEEIILDDSNILLDDFDSEISDFTDEDVEELEKPLPPMLLKKYEEYIFGCNFINSSVTINHKKILRRVFITYIKNGYINKVKENYIKFKNNIKENKEWIPVINSLKKMCNYVSGQIYGGYIID